DNA from Pseudomonas putida:
TGCGCTTTTTGCTTCTTCATAGGTTGGATAAGCTTTCTCATAATCCTCTTGGAAGAAATGCCTCCAAGATTTGCATTCATCGTAAAACCGTACGGGATCGGAAGGCAGACGTGAGTCTTCCTTATAACGAGCCACGTATTCTAGCTGAGTTGAAATACCTAGAAACCTTGCTGCAATCTGTGCTTGCGACAACGATTCGTATAAGTCTGGCTTTGCCTTGCTCAGAAACACATACCAACAATCCCATCCTTTTCCCGCAAAGAAAATTGGGGGATTTGATGGTAATCCCGCATGCTCTTTGTATCGACTCCTATATTGACCGGCAGTGCATATATTAAGCGCGGCAATTATCTGGCGAGCTTCATCATAGCTACAATAAGATTCTTCTGGCATTTTTATTCTCATGCAATTTAGTTTATTGCAGCGACGCATGTATAGCGTAGTTCAATACATCACCACCTTCCACCGCCACCCTCAGATCGTTTTTGAATGGCCGGATAGAAACATCGACCATTTGAGCTGATAATCAGATATAAAAAACACTAACGCTCACCTTCATATGGAGTTAGCCTAGACAGAAATTCGCAAACGGGCATATTAGTGTCGGGTACAGACATCTCTCTTCTGACATACTTTGTGATGCTACAAAACATCATCACCACACGAACACATTCTATGAAAGACCTAATCGTTGTACTGCGCGACACCTCCCCTTTACCAGTTCTTGACGCATGCACCTGGGAACGGCTGTCGGGCGAGCCTCACACTGTCAATCTGAACTCGTACACCTCGGAAGATGGCTCGAAGATTATGGGTACATGGATATGCACGCCCGGTAAATGGCGCGTGGCCTATACCAAATGGGAGTACTGCGACTTCCAAGAAGGTTATTGCGTGATTACCCCCGATGGTAAGCAGCCAATTCACCTCAAAGCAGGCGACAAATTTATTATAGAGCCTGGCTTTTCCGGAACTTGGGAAGTAGTAGAGACCGTACGCAAATATTTCGTATTCTCTTAAATGTCAAATGGCAGCGCCGCGCCATCGCGTCGGCGCATGACCATGATCGCGGATTTGAAGGAGGTACAGACATCACGCCTTCGAATTCTGCCAAGCGGGACATAGATGCGGAAGACTTTGTGCGGTGCAACCTCACGACTGGCTCAGTGTTGAGTGAAGATGGCCCGGGAGGAACTGGGCGATCTGCTGGAGCTGACTCAAGCCTGAGGAGGCCTGCTGTAAACCACTTTTTTCACTGTAAACCACAGTGGCTTACAGTGAAAAAAAGTGGTTTACAACGTAGCTACGACACGCGCTCTGGCGACTCCCCAGGCCAACGCGCTCGTCATTGATTCGTTCGGCCGGGTGTCGAACGCTTCCTCATAAAGCGCGGTTCCCGACGGCGCGTACACACCGATAAACAGCTGCGTTGCGGCTTTCCGCGAAAGCTTTACCTGCACGTCGAGATAAAATCCGTCATTCAGGATCTCTTCGTGGGTCCGGTGATGAAGCGTAGGATCTGCCCAGCTTCAATAAACATCTCCGCGCAAACGCATGCAGCCCCCTGCAATCGATGGATAGCGATGGATTCCAAGCTAGCCAAAGCGAGGCGGTAATCAAGCCGATCTAAGCTTTTTGTGAGTCGCGCCCGACAAGTGACCACCTTGTAGTGACTTAAAACAACCCCAACCGATCACGCAAAGCAGAAGACTCACGACTACAGTCAGGAAGGTTTGCACGCAGCCTAAACAAAAAAGCAGCTCCCGAGAGCTGCTTTTCTCTTACTCCCCCTTTTTGTGCTTGTGAGGTTTCAGGTCCGGATGGTCCTTCTGCTTCTCAGGGGTGACTCGCTGCCTTTTGTCCGGAGTGCCATCTTCATTGGTGCGCTTAGGGCCTGGCTTGATGCTCATGCAAAACTTCCTTTTCCGCTTGGGTTGTTGGATGCAGCTATGTAATTAGTCCAGCTTCTCTCAGCTGTCAAAGCAGGCTTGTGCAGAGCCGCCTGGCCGATGATCCGGGCCATATCGAACATTTAAAGGCCTGAATAAGAGCCTCCGGCCAAGGGCTTGCAAGGGGCTGTGAAATCCAGCGCTGAGCGATACGAGGACGTCTGGACGTTCATCATGCCGAGCACGGTGTGGAACAGGTTGTCGTGGCTCAGCGGTGACGTGGTTTGAGCTTTCAAACAACCCACGTTGACCTTTTCGCTCTTCGCGAGCGAGTCAGACATCCAAAGTACCAACGGCACCTTTGTTTGCTCGTCAGGAGCCATCGCGTAAGGCAGCCCGTGCAGATAGAGCCCACCCTCCCCCAGCGATTCGCCGTGGTCCGAAACGTACATTAGCGCAGTGTCGAACTTGGTGTTGGCCGCCAGGATATCGATGAGATTTGCAGTCACATAATCGGTGTAGAGGATTGAGTTGTCGTAGGCATTGACCACCTCCTCCTGCTTACATTTGTCGAGCTCGTTGGTCTCGCACACCGGTGCGAATTTCTTGAATTGCGAGGGGTAGCGCTTGTAGTAGGCCGGG
Protein-coding regions in this window:
- a CDS encoding cupin domain-containing protein, giving the protein MKDLIVVLRDTSPLPVLDACTWERLSGEPHTVNLNSYTSEDGSKIMGTWICTPGKWRVAYTKWEYCDFQEGYCVITPDGKQPIHLKAGDKFIIEPGFSGTWEVVETVRKYFVFS